A region of Rhodamnia argentea isolate NSW1041297 chromosome 9, ASM2092103v1, whole genome shotgun sequence DNA encodes the following proteins:
- the LOC115742948 gene encoding putative yippee-like protein Os10g0369500, producing the protein MSPSVWGLGLGVSIGIETGIIRARQKMGRLYIQHLSGEKIYKCKFCKVDSASHDDIVSKDFQGRYGRAYLMKNVVNISIGPKEQRHLTSGLHTVNDIYCSSCQQLLGWRYEKAYEDSEKYKEGMYILEKERTLKDGW; encoded by the exons ATGAGTCCGTCGGTTTGGGGATTAGGGTTAGGCGTCTCCATTGGAATCGAAACCGGGATAATTCGTGCCCGCCAAAAAATGGGGCGACTGTACATACAACACCTGAGCGGAGAAAAGATATACAAGTGCAAGTTTTGCAAGGTGGACTCGGCGTCTCACGATGACATCGTTTCCAAGGATTTTCAGGGACGATATGGTCGCGCTTATCTCATGAAAAATGT GGTaaacatctccattggacccaAGGAACAACGTCATTTAACTAGCGGATTACATACCGTGAATGATATTTATTGTAGCTCTTGCCAACAGTTACTCGGATGGAGATAT GAGAAAGCTTATGAAGACagtgaaaaatataaagaaggaATGTATATTCTAGAGAAAGAACGCACGTTGAAGGATGGTTGGTGA
- the LOC115742944 gene encoding thymidine kinase a-like: MSSVLRMKTLVSPTFAAFSPYLCRPTVSLPHSSFSSSKSSIFALQNLNFRSLGPKSCSDKPPVRCLHQSSQMGAPRSSSSGEIHVIVGPMFAGKTTSLLRRVELESSSGRSVAVIKSSKDTRYGLDSIVTHDGAKFPCLALKDLSSFKETFGLNAYNQLDVIGIDEAQFFEDLYDFCREAADRDGKVLVVAGLDGDYLRRSFGSVLDIIPLADSVTKLTAQCELCGKRAFFTLRKTGEMQTEVIGGADVYMPVCRQHYMSGQAVIETTRIVLESQPQKVQCG; the protein is encoded by the exons ATGTCATCTGTTTTGAGGATGAAGACTCTCGTCTCCCCAACCTTCGCTGCATTCTCTCCTTACCTGTGCAGACCCACCGTCTCTCTTCCTCACTCTTCATTCTCATCCTCTAAATCGTCCATCTTCGCTCTTCAAAATTTGAACTTTCGCAGTCTCGGGCCCAAATCATGCTCGGACAAGCCCCCCGTTCGCTGCCTTCATCAGAGCTCGCAAATGGGTGCTCCTCGCTCGTCTTCTTCCGGCGAGATTCACGTCATCGTCGGTCCTATGTTCGCCGGGAAGACCACCAGCCTTCTTCGAAGGGTCGAATTAGAGAGCAGCAGTGGGAG AAGTGTTGCTGTTATCAAATCTAGCAAGGATACAAGATACGGATTGGATTCTATCGTGACTCATGATGGGGCGAAATTCCCATGTTTGGCTTTGAAAGATTTGTCTTCATTCAAAGAAACATTTGGCCTTAATGCTTACAATCAG CTAGATGTCATTGGTATAGATGAAGCTCAATTTTTTGAAGACCTTTATGACTTTTGCCGCGAAGCTGCTGATCGTGATGGCAAGGTCCTAGTCGTTGCTGGGCTGGATGGTGACTATTTGAG GAGGAGTTTTGGTTCTGTGCTTGACATAATTCCTCTAGCCGATTCTGTCACCAAGTTGACTGCCCAATGTGAACTTTGTGGAAAACGTGCTTTCTTCACCCTCAGAAAGACTGGCGAGATGCAGACGGAAGTTATCGGGGGTGCCGATGTATACATGCCTGTTTGCCGGCAGCATTATATGAGCGGACAAGCCGTCATCGAGACAACAAGGATAGTCCTAGAATCTCAACCTCAGAAGGTCCAGTGTGGGTAA
- the LOC115742943 gene encoding scarecrow-like protein 13, translating to MRTSQNRQNAAGVHGLYHQPVQDIDPYYLPNFQIEENNVSPDIGSQGTNFSFQAYNEQYFTLESAPAISGFGSYDSPSAVSVASNRSPFSNQGSHSYLSDAQHSSDNPHGSPISGSSVASFGNDMWGKLRELENSLLGPESDISDSGNCCLNSGSHQFTSTGQWDVNQMIEMIPRLNLKEVLIVCAQAIDNADMPKTAGLMELLERMVSVSGDPNQRLGAYLLEGLRARLESSGSIIYRKLKCKEPTSSELMSYMHILYQICPYWRFAYQSANVVIEEAIKYESRIHIIDFQIAQGTQWITLIQALAGRAGGAPLIRITGVDDSQSAHARGGGLSIVGQRLAKVAESCGVLFEFHSAAMCGSEVEQENLGLRPGEAIAVNFPYVLHHMPDESVSIHNHRDRLLRLVKSLSPKVVTLVEQESNTNTSPFYQRFIETVDYYTAMFESIDVARPRDDKQRISAEQHCIARDIVNMVACEGMERVERHELWGKWRYRFRMAGFQQFPLSSAVTDAVRDLLKGYNEKYRIEERDGALYLGWMNRALVTSSAWW from the coding sequence ATGCGAACATCTCAAAACCGCCAGAATGCGGCCGGCGTCCATGGCTTATACCATCAACCTGTGCAAGACATCGACCCTTATTATTTGCCTAATTTTCAGATCGAGGAAAACAATGTCAGTCCAGACATTGGCAGCCAAGGGACTAATTTCTCCTTTCAGGCTTACAATGAGCAGTACTTCACTCTCGAATCTGCTCCAGCCATTTCCGGCTTTGGTTCGTATGATTCCCCTTCGGCTGTGAGCGTTGCGTCTAATAGGAGTCCCTTTTCGAATCAAGGTTCACACTCGTATTTGTCAGATGCGCAACATTCTTCTGACAATCCTCATGGGTCACCCATCAGTGGTTCTTCTGTGGCTAGTTTTGGCAATGACATGTGGGGCAAGCTGAGGGAGCTGGAAAATTCGTTGCTTGGACCTGAATCTGATATCAGTGATAGCGGCAATTGTTGCCTAAATAGTGGGAGCCACCAATTCACATCAACTGGGCAGTGGGATGTAAATCAGATGATAGAGATGATCCCTAGATTGAATTTGAAGGAAGTGCTCATTGTCTGTGCACAAGCGATTGACAATGCTGACATGCCTAAGACAGCTGGTTTGATGGAGTTGTTGGAGAGGATGGTGTCTGTCTCAGGAGATCCAAACCAGCGTTTGGGTGCTTACTTGTTGGAAGGGCTTAGAGCGAGATTGGAATCTTCTGGGAGCATAATCTACAGAAAGCTCAAGTGCAAAGAGCCCACTAGCTCAGAATTGATGTCTTACATGCACATCCTCTATCAGATTTGCCCATACTGGAGGTTTGCCTACCAGTCAGCAAATGTCGTAATTGAGGAAGCTATAAAGTACGAGTCAAGAATCCACATAATTGACTTCCAGATAGCTCAAGGAACCCAGTGGATCACTCTTATCCAGGCTCTTGCAGGACGAGCGGGTGGGGCCCCTCTCATTCGCATCACTGGAGTTGATGACTCCCAGTCAGCTCATGCGCGTGGAGGAGGGCTCAGCATTGTCGGGCAGAGGCTAGCGAAGGTTGCTGAGTCGTGTGGAGTGCTATTTGAGTTCCACAGTGCCGCCATGTGTGGAAGTGAGGTAGAACAAGAGAACCTCGGATTGCGACCTGGAGAAGCTATAGCCGTGAATTTTCCATATGTTTTGCATCATATGCCAGATGAAAGCGTCAGTATCCATAACCACCGTGATCGGCTGCTGCGATTGGTTAAGAGTCTATCCCCAAAGGTGGTCACCCTCGTGGAGCAAGAGTCTAACACCAACACGTCACCATTCTATCAAAGGTTTATAGAGACCGTGGACTATTATACAGCAATGTTTGAATCAATTGATGTGGCGCGCCCACGGGATGACAAGCAAAGAATCAGTGCGGAGCAGCATTGCATCGCCAGGGACATAGTCAACATGGTAGCTTGTGAGGGGATGGAAAGGGTTGAAAGGCACGAACTTTGGGGGAAATGGAGGTACAGATTTAGGATGGCTGGGTTTCAGCAGTTCCCGTTGAGTTCTGCAGTTACTGATGCTGTCAGAGATCTGTTAAAGGGATATAACGAGAAGTATAGAATCGAAGAGAGGGATGGAGCTCTTTATCTCGGCTGGATGAACCGAGCTTTGGTAACTTCTTCTGCGTGGTGGTGA
- the LOC115742897 gene encoding uncharacterized protein LOC115742897: MLRESIQTQEPNSYRQPNHTSTLVFKRKKMGIGESNNPITFRSSSIALLQERFRQLQKVKEMREERQLLRSLTEPNNKVFSPTASPPPSSHCEPLGFLFHDPEVMVNNVYPTCSSPPWLSLSLWPSPRSNYSRLQGVEAPALVASLWPVENASLRVSSTKCRDYDHFDDVDTSLHL; this comes from the coding sequence ATGTTACGTGAATCCATTCAAACCCAAGAACCCAACTCGTATAGGCAACCAAACCATACATCAACCCTGGTTTTCAAGCGCAAAAAAATGGGTATTGGAGAGAGCAACAACCCCATTACGTTCCGATCCTCCTCCATTGCTCTTTTGCAAGAGAGGTTCAGGCAATTGCAGAAGGTGAAGGAGATGAGAGAGGAGAGACAACTCCTGAGGTCGCTCACAGAACCTAATAACAAGGTCTTCAGCCCCACAGCATCACCTCCACCATCCTCACATTGCGAGCCATTAGGGTTTCTCTTTCACGATCCCGAAGTGATGGTGAATAATGTCTATCCCACTTGTTCGTCCCCTCCTtggctctctctttccctctggCCGAGCCCACGGAGCAACTACTCTCGTCTTCAGGGTGTCGAAGCGCCAGCGCTCGTTGCGAGCCTGTGGCCCGTGGAGAACGCCTCCTTGCGCGTTTCGTCTACAAAGTGTAGGGATTATGATCACTTTGACGATGTCGACACGTCTCTTCATCTGTAA
- the LOC115742898 gene encoding glucan endo-1,3-beta-glucosidase 12-like codes for MSVLGLVLALLLLAAAPERSVQNATQTDGKEFGEWCIADEQASTEELQMALDWACGKGGADCKEIHPHRPCFLPNTVKDHASFAFNSYYQKFKHRGATCYFNSAAMITDLDPSHGSCKFEYLP; via the exons ATGTCGGTGCTCGGGCTTGTGCTagctcttctccttcttgccgCGGCTCCAGAAAGATCCGTTCAGAACGCGACTCAAACAG ATGGGAAAGAGTTCGGGGAGTGGTGCATAGCTGATGAGCAAGCCTCAACCGAGGAGCTTCAGATGGCGCTGGACTGGGCATGTGGGAAGGGAGGAGCAGACTGCAAAGAGATCCATCCCCATCGACCATGTTTCCTGCCCAACACAGTCAAAGATCATGCTTCCTTCGCCTTCAATAGCTACTACCAGAAGTTCAAGCACAGAGGTGCCACTTGCTACTTCAATTCTGCTGCAATGATCACTGATCTTGACCCTA GTCATGGATCATGCAAGTTTGAATATCTTCCTTAA
- the LOC115742947 gene encoding CASP-like protein 2B1 gives MSSLGVGVSPGNVPVYHGTSLKVIDRRVRLVELVLRFVICGLGVLAAVLVGTDTQVREIFTIEKKAKFTDMKALVFLVIANGMAASYSMIQALRCVVSMVRGSVLFSKPLAWAIFSGDQVMAYVTLAAVAAAAQSAVIAKLGQPELQWMKICGMYEKFCNQVGEGIVSALLVSISMVALSVISAFSLFRLYNGRNRG, from the exons ATGAGCTCTTTGGGCGTTGGGGTGAGTCCTGGGAACGTCCCGGTGTACCATGGGACGAGCCTGAAGGTGATCGATCGGAGAGTGAGGCTTGTTGAGCTGGTGCTGAGGTTCGTGATCTGTGGCTTGGGCGTGCTCGCGGCTGTTCTTGTCGGTACCGACACTCAGGTCAGGGAGATCTTCACCATCGAGAAGAAGGCAAAGTTCACTGACATGAAGGCTCTTGT TTTCTTGGTGATAGCAAATGGGATGGCTGCTTCATACTCGATGATCCAAGCCCTGAGGTGTGTTGTGAGCATGGTCAGAGGGAGTGTGCTCTTCAGCAAGCCCTTAGCTTGGGCCATCTTCTCTGGTGATCAG GTCATGGCTTACGTGACCTTGGCCGCGGTGGCGGCGGCAGCTCAATCGGCCGTGATCGCCAAGCTGGGACAGCCAGAGCTCCAGTGGATGAAGATATGCGGGATGTACGAGAAGTTCTGTAACCAGGTCGGGGAGGGCATCGTGAGCGCGCTGCTCGTGAGCATTAGCATGGTGGCGTTGTCCGTGATCTCGGCCTTCAGCCTCTTCCGTTTGTACAATGGAAGAAACAGAGGGTAG